Proteins from a genomic interval of Spea bombifrons isolate aSpeBom1 chromosome 4, aSpeBom1.2.pri, whole genome shotgun sequence:
- the LOC128491702 gene encoding olfactory receptor 5V1-like, whose amino-acid sequence MHHMQDFKNRTIIQDFWILGFENIHNVKLLPFLLFLIIYIITLSANFTIISLVIACHHINAPMYFFLSHLSLNDILLSTTIEPEMLQIILREGTSITQDGCFTQFYFFSIATANECLLLTAMSYDRYLAICNPLRYSSMMDLKLCIFLASSCWVCGILIPLPQIILLHKVLFCGTNTINHFYCDLPPLLSLSCSDTSAIETISVINSVPILFLPLIVISVTYANIIAAILRISASAGRQKAFSTCSSHLTVVCVYYWTLVFNYLVPSEGQYSGLQKMISVCYTIVTPLLNPLIYSLRNKEITRALRKCIFHEIK is encoded by the coding sequence ATGCATCACATGCAGGATTTTAAGAACAGAACAATAATTCAGGATTTCTGGATTCTTGGATTTGAGAATATTCACAACGTTAAACTCttaccttttcttttgtttctaataatttatattataacattatcTGCTAATTTCACAATCATATCACTGGTCATCGCATGTCACCACATCAACGCTccgatgtacttcttcctcagcCACCTGTCTCTCAACGACATCCTTCTCTCCACAACCATCGAACCTGAAATGCTGCAGATTATATTGAGAGAAGGAACTTCTATAACCCAAGATGGCTGCTTCACCCAATTCTACTTTTTCTCTATTGCCACCGCTAATGAATGTTTACTCCTCACTGCGATGTCCTACGATcgatatttggccatctgtaacCCATTGCGTTATTCCTCCATGATGGACCTTaaactttgtatttttcttgcatCTTCATGTTGGGTATGTGGGATACTTATTCCTTTACCACAGATTATTCTCCTGCACAAGGTGCTATTTTGTGGAACAAATAcaataaaccatttttattgtgacctTCCTCCACTTCTCAGTCTTTCTTGCTCAGACACATCAGCTATAGAAACTATAAGTGTGATCAACTCTGTCCCTATATTATTCCTACCATTAATTGTTATCTCTGTGACGTATGCGAACATCATTGCCGCCATCCTCCGGATCTCTGCCTCGGCTGGTAGacaaaaagccttctccacTTGCAGCTCCCACCTGACCGTGGTCTGTGTGTATTATTGGACGTTGGTGTTTAATTATCTGGTTCCATCTGAAGGACAATACTCAGGGttacaaaaaatgatttctgtCTGTTATACTATTGTGACCCCACTGCTAAACCCCTTAATATACAGCCTAAGAAATAAAGAGATTACACGGGCACTAAGGAAATGTATCtttcatgaaataaaataa